CCAGCGATGACGGTCCTGCGCTACTCTCTGCGGAGCGTCTCGTAAGCTTTGCTCCATCACTGTGCgtgcgggaggaggagactaCACTGCTTCGAGCCCTCAAGGCCCTGGACACGGAGCAGAAGGGCTACctggaagaggcgcagctccgcTCTGCCATGATGAGTGGTGACGAATGTCTTTCGGCTGAGGAAGTGGACGATATGTGGATGGCCATGCGAGACCCAGGAACAAATCGAGCATACTACTGTGACTTTGCTGAGATACTAGCCAGAGAGTGAGGTCGACTAGagtgccacacacacac
The window above is part of the Leishmania panamensis strain MHOM/PA/94/PSC-1 chromosome 33 sequence genome. Proteins encoded here:
- a CDS encoding hypothetical protein (TriTrypDB/GeneDB-style sysID: LpmP.33.0690); translated protein: MMTGTIGGPTLHEFSTEGCAAIRSASDDGPALLSAERLVSFAPSLCVREEETTLLRALKALDTEQKGYLEEAQLRSAMMSGDECLSAEEVDDMWMAMRDPGTNRAYYCDFAEILARE